Genomic window (Primulina eburnea isolate SZY01 chromosome 8, ASM2296580v1, whole genome shotgun sequence):
ggcatctatcacatgatttcactaaggtatAACTATCCTTAAACAAACTAGGCCAGTAAAAACCAGATtgtaataccttagctgctgttcgtgATGCTCCGAAATGTCCACCATATGGTGAAGAATGACATTTCTCCAGAATTTGTTGCGCTTCGAAATCCTCTACGCAcctcctaatcacttggtcagcacaccTCTTATACACGAACGGATCGTCCCAATAGAAGAACTTTATATCATGGACGAACTTCTTTTTCTGATGGTAGCTCATATCTGGGGGAAGGGTTCCACAAGACAAATAATTAgcaatatcagcaaaccaaggaagTACAGAGTTTACCTCAAAGAGCTGATCATCTGGAAAAGTTTCTTGTATAGCTCCCTCTTCTTCCTTCTCCTCTCGCTCAAGTCTTGACAGGTGGTCAGCCACTTGATTTTCACATCCCTTTCTATCCCTTACctcaaaatcaaactcttggagcaacaagatccaccttatcaagcgtggctttgcatccttctTGGCAAATAAGTATCGGATAGCTGCATGATCAGTGAAAACTATTACCTTTGTACCTACCAAGTAGGGTCTGAACTTGTCAAAGGCGAATACTACTGCGAGCATCTCCTTTTCGGTGGTTGTGTAGTTTTGCTGTGCAGCATCCATggtacgacttgcatagtagattgaTCTGAAGAATTTATCACGTTTCTGTCCCAACACCACACCCACTGCATAatcactggcatcgcacatCAGCTCAAAGGGTTGCTCCCAATCCGGCACTATCATGATTGGTGCAGTCACCAATGCTTTCTTGATCTTCTCAAATGCCTGcagacaatcatcatcaaaaataaaGGTGGATTCTTTTTCAAGCAAATTACACAGAGGTTTAGtaatcttagaaaaatctttgataaatctacgATAAAACCCGGCATGCCCTAAGAAGCTCCTTATTCCCTTGATGTTCTTTGGCGGAGGGAGTTTTTCAATTGCAACCACCTTGGCTCTGTCAACCTCTAATCCCTTAGAAGATACTTTATGTCCAAGAACAATgccctcttggaccataaagtGACACTTCTCCCAGTTAAGAACTAGGTTCTTTTCTTGGCATCTCTACAAAACAAGGGATAGGTTATGTAAACAGTGATCAAAAGAAGAGCCAAATACcgagaagtcatccatgaagacttccatgatgtcctccaccatgtctgcaaaaatggccatcatacacctctgaaaagtagcaggtgcattacaTAGTCCAAAAGGCATCCTTCTAAAGGCAAACGTGCCATAGGGGCATGTGAATGTtgtcttctcctgatcttctGGTGCTATGGCAATTTGattataacctgaatatccatctaagaaacagtagtgacaataacctgcaagtctatcaagcatctgatcaataaaaggcaatggaaaatgatcttttcgtgtggcattgttcaactttctataatcaatacatactcgccaaccagttacagtacgagtagatattaactcatcattttcattttttaccACTGTCATCCCACCCTTTTTTGGTACAACTTGCACAGGAGATACCCAGCTACTGTCAGAAATAGCATAAAttacaccagcatttaacaatttcagTACCTCATTCttcacaacctctttcattgctgggttcaacctcctctggtgatccacataaggagtatacgcctcctccatcaaaattttatgcatgcatatagtggGGCTAATTCCCCTAATATCAGATATCGACCATCCTAAAGCAGTTTTATACTTTCGCAGCACtctcaataatttatctttttcatcaCATGAAAGGGAGGAAGAGATAATTACCGGATACGTCGACTtctcacctaaaaatgcatagcACAGGTGGCTTGGCAACTCCTTCAAATCAGGGGAAGGTGGTTTTACCTCTAGTTTCTCATTCACATTCAGCTCATCATGCGGTGCatcttttctcttttcttttggCAGCGCGTCAAGAGCCACTAATTGCTCTTTCACTTCCCAATTATCTTCATCGACAGTTCCTGCCGCACCTATCAGACAGCTCTCCAAGGGATCTCTCATTCCTGCACAATCAAGAGACATACATGAGTCTATAACATTAATGCTTTTACAAGTGCTTACCTCATTGGATCCCTTCATGGCGTGATAGATGTTAAAAATAACTTCTTCACCACCAACTCTCAAGGTGAGTTCACCCTTATGAACATCGATCAATGCCCTTCCAGTCGCCAAGAATGGTCTCCCAAAGATCAATGGAGCATCATGatcctcttccatatctaaaatcacaaagtcagcaggaaaaataaatttatctacTTTTACCAGTACATCCTCGACGACCCCACGTGGATATGTGAGACTTCTGTCTGCAAGCTGTAGGGTGATAGTAGTTGGTTTAACTTCTCCAAGCTCCAATTTCCTGAAAATAGAAAagggcatcaaattaatacttgctcctaaatcacataaagctttactacaatgagaaccaccaataaaacaaggaatagtaaaactccctggatctttcaaTTTTTGTGGTAATTTCTTTTGCAAGATGGCACTACACTCCTCAGTAAGCTTCACTGTCTCAAACTCTTGCAACTTCCTCTTtttagacatcacatctttaataAACTTGGCATAGTTCGGCATTTGctccaaagcatcagcaaatggtatgttgatgtgtatcttcttgaaaatttccaagAACTTTGCAAACTGATCATCCAAGCTCTTCTTCTTGAATCTCTGAGGGTAGGGTAGAGTCGGCTTATACACTGGAGGTGGTTCAACTTTGATTTCAGCCGTGGATTTCTCCATTTCaccttcttcaactgtcttccCACTGTCCACTCTCTCTTTGGGATTCTGTACCTCTAATTCCTTCCCACTCCTCAAAGTGACTGCCTtgcactgttcttttgggttaacTTCCGTGTTACTAGGAAATTGACCCCTGTTCTGATCTCTCAAGGCGTTGGCCAACTGTCCGATTTGTGTCTCCAGAGATTTCATTGTGGCCCCCATATTTCCCATATGAGTCTCCATGTTGTCCAGACGAGACTCGGTTCTCGCCATCCTTTTTCCAGACTCAGTAACAAATGTTCCTACCAAATCTTCCAATGAAGGCTTTCcctccccctttgatgtattgaaccccggtggaggattcaacacatttttattgtttgcataagaaaaGTTTTCGTGATTTCTTAatccaggatgataagtgttagggggagggttacctctatATCCTCCATATCCACCCTGATTTCTGTTGTTGATATACTGTGCTTCTTCAGGGGTGGATAGCTCTTCAGCAACCATCGATGGACCTTCGATGTCAGATGTACTCACTTTGTTCATCGCGGCTATTTGAGTGGTCAATGCAGATACCTGAGCAGTGAGTGACGTGATGGGATCCACAGCATAAATTCCAGCTGTCCTCTTTACTCCTGCCCTTTCTGACGGCCACTGGTAGCTATTTATTGTCATCTGTTCGAGCAAGTCATAAGCTTGCTCAGGAGATTTTGCAAAGATCGTACCACCAGCTGCAGCATCCACTGTTCCTCTGGTTTGCCCATTAAGACCGTTGTAGAATAACTCAATctgcacccagtcttcaaaGCCATGGTTTGGGCATTTTCTCAACAGCTCCTTGTATCTTTCCCATGCTTCATACAATTGCTCGAATTCAGTCTGCCTAAACGTGCTGATCTCAATCTTGAACTGGGCAGATTTTGCAGGGGGAAAGTATTTTGCTAGGAATTTCGTGGCTAGCTCATGCCATGTCGTGATGCTTCCCAAGGGAAGCAATTGTAGCCATCCTCGTGCTTGATCTCTGAGAGAAAATGGAAACAAACgcagtctaataatatcatcagaaacattattaatctttacTGTGTCCGTTATCTCCAAGAAAGTTCTCAGGTGAACATGAGGATCAGATGTGGCTGTTCCAGCAAACTGGTTTTGCTGAACCATATTGATTAGAGCGGGCTTCAACTCGAAGTTGTTAGCATTGATGGTCCCTCGAGCAATGCCAGAATAGTGGTTAGATAGCATTGGTCTAAAGTGATCTCTGATGGGTCTAGCCTCTGGCTGGATGTGTTCATTATTCTCCCTGTTTTCTGCCATTGCGTTAATCTCTTCCCTCCTTGCTTTCCTTAGTTTCCgtgcagttctttcgatctccggatcaaaCAAAAGCGGCTCAGAGCTTTTCGATCTTCGCATACACTGTCAAACAAAGAAAATAAATGAATCAATACCCAGGAAATGAAACAAAGAgatctaaattaaaatttagactaattggtaacaatattgatataaatttaaatttagacactccccggcaacggcgccaaaaacttgttgcgcgttttcttaactgctcgcaagcgcacgatgtcaagttagagtaaaatgtacttttgagtacaagtatcgatcccacgaggagtgtaaaaaaaatgtatatcaattcttgtaattaaaatagcctcaactttatttagaaaaatcaataatcagttttgtttgtttaaacgaattaattgaaagcaAAGAATAAATTAAGTCACCGAATCGAGAGATAATAATGAGATaaagtatctagagaaatgatttcacaaagtttccacgataattattcacagtttaatttatattcctgaattccaatcgattaatggccaagaacacttagattgttttattccccctttcccaagtgacgaataaagtgtatctatcaactttgattcaattattcctaattagaatctacggTTCATAGATAAGCGCatacaatgttcttactaagcctcgctaaagttatacgccttccgaacgctataaacattcaacgatgtgtctctaatgatctataatcctagtccctctcccgagttataagattaatcaaacaacaaacaatttatggccagtaaattgcagtgcagtaaacgcagagaacacaattaaacgaaaacagaattcaatcaataaATAACGGTGTCAAATCATCGTTTCAACAGAGTTACATCATTCTCCAGAATGagaatttagttcatcacgaaatccaagagaaaacaagacatgtttatgATTCTAGACATGTTtacgcaataaaataaagaaacaaaggaaaagataacaaatcgaagtgtcgtctctgtccccagatccgtcgttcttcgtatttgcgatgattcttcgcactctgaatct
Coding sequences:
- the LOC140838934 gene encoding uncharacterized protein → MAENRENNEHIQPEARPIRDHFRPMLSNHYSGIARGTINANNFELKPALINMVQQNQFAGTATSDPHVHLRTFLEITDTVKINNVSDDIIRLRLFPFSLRDQARGWLQLLPLGSITTWHELATKFLAKYFPPAKSAQFKIEISTFRQTEFEQLYEAWERYKELLRKCPNHGFEDWVQIELFYNGLNGQTRGTVDAAAGGTIFAKSPEQAYDLLEQMTINSYQWPSERAGVKRTAGIYAVDPITSLTAQVSALTTQIAAMNKVSTSDIEGPSMVAEELSTPEEAQYINNRNQGGYGGYRGTFVTESGKRMARTESRLDNMETHMGNMGATMKSLETQIGQLANALRDQNRGQFPSNTEVNPKEQCKAVTLRSGKELEVQNPKERVDSGKTVEEGEMEKSTAEIKVEPPPVYKPTLPYPQRFKKKSLDDQKLELGEVKPTTITLQLADRNMEEDHDAPLIFGRPFLATGRALIDVHKGELTLRVGGEEVIFNIYHAMKGSNEVSTCKSINVIDSCMSLDCAGMRDPLESCLIGAAGTVDEDNWEVKEQLVALDALPKEKRKDAPHDELNVNEKLEVKPPSPDLKELPSHLCYAFLGEKSTYPVIISSSLSCDEKDKLLRVLRKYKTALGCSWVSPVQVVPKKGGMTVRCQEKNLVLNWEKCHFMVQEGIVLGHKVSSKGLEVDRAKVVAIEKLPPPKNIKGIRSFLGHAGFYRRFIKDFSKITKPLCNLLEKESTFIFDDDCLQAFEKIKKALVTAPIMIVPDWEQPFELMCDASDYAVGVVLGQKRDKFFRSIYYASRTMDAAQQNYTTTEKEMLAVVFAFDKFRPYLVGTKVRDRKGCENQVADHLSRLEREEKEEEGAIQETFPDDQLFEVNSVLPWFADIANYLSCGTLPPDMSYHQKKKFVHDIKFFYWDDPFVYKRCADQVIRRCVEDFEAQQILEKCHSSPYGGHFGASRTAAKHKVALAYHPQPNGQAEVSNREIKQILEKTVNTNRRDWALKLDDAL